Proteins encoded within one genomic window of Mesobacillus subterraneus:
- a CDS encoding DUF1405 domain-containing protein: MYPLLGNRSVLWLLFWVNVFGTAYGYYWYKWQLVDTPPKFLLFVPDSPTASLFFVFVLGAFLMGKNWPLMEALAIVSLVKYGLWAVVMNLMVFFVSGQLDWIGLMLMASHFAMAVEGVLYAPFYRIKPWHLIVAAVVLLHNEIIDYVFEMMPRYHTLDLYMDQIGYFTFWLSIFSIAVGYYFALRPGRFSLSLKNSR; this comes from the coding sequence ATATACCCTTTACTAGGAAATAGATCCGTATTATGGCTGTTGTTTTGGGTGAATGTTTTCGGGACTGCTTACGGGTATTATTGGTATAAGTGGCAGCTTGTCGATACTCCGCCGAAATTTCTTCTTTTCGTTCCGGATAGTCCAACTGCGAGCTTATTCTTTGTGTTCGTTTTAGGGGCATTCTTGATGGGTAAAAACTGGCCGCTTATGGAAGCGTTGGCTATCGTTAGCCTAGTCAAGTATGGCCTTTGGGCGGTAGTGATGAACTTAATGGTATTCTTCGTTTCAGGTCAGCTTGATTGGATTGGGCTAATGTTGATGGCTTCCCATTTTGCCATGGCAGTGGAAGGTGTCTTATATGCACCTTTTTATCGAATAAAACCATGGCATTTGATTGTAGCTGCAGTTGTTCTTCTACATAATGAAATCATTGATTATGTTTTTGAAATGATGCCAAGGTACCATACGCTAGATTTGTATATGGACCAGATCGGTTACTTTACATTTTGGTTAAGTATTTTCTCAATAGCCGTTGGATATTACTTCGCCCTGCGGCCGGGCCGTTTCTCACTTTCACTAAAAAACTCAAGATAA
- the ypjB gene encoding sporulation protein YpjB: MRAKYLLIISVLLLLFAPFAAYAEPQSPVEELDNISDQALQMVKLHRYEDANRLLNHFSEEFLLVTGDGRPFTMDELRIITVAHDEAVEAVANADLGHAERMNRVTKFRLVIDAIASTHQPLWTEMEGPIMTVFNDMKTAAYEGDNDQFHSNLNSFLSLYNVIYPSLKIDINPERIQKVDAKVSFIDQYRSQVLQEASSQEELEGLESDLQNIFDDMTEDEADPSLWWVMISTGSIIILTLSYVGWRKYKGDYDKKKNVQKEHKN; encoded by the coding sequence ATGAGAGCAAAATATCTATTAATCATTTCGGTGCTTTTATTATTGTTTGCGCCGTTTGCAGCATATGCAGAACCACAGTCGCCTGTTGAAGAATTGGACAATATATCAGACCAAGCATTGCAAATGGTGAAACTCCACCGATACGAAGACGCTAACAGACTGTTGAATCATTTTTCGGAAGAATTCCTGCTAGTCACAGGAGATGGAAGGCCATTCACTATGGATGAACTGCGGATTATTACTGTGGCGCATGATGAAGCTGTTGAGGCGGTAGCAAACGCTGATCTGGGACATGCTGAAAGGATGAACAGAGTTACAAAGTTCAGGCTTGTGATTGATGCGATTGCCTCCACTCATCAGCCATTATGGACAGAGATGGAAGGACCTATCATGACGGTTTTTAATGATATGAAGACTGCTGCCTATGAGGGTGACAATGATCAATTTCATTCAAACCTTAATTCTTTCCTTTCCTTATACAATGTTATATATCCTAGCCTGAAGATTGACATCAACCCGGAAAGAATCCAAAAAGTAGATGCCAAGGTCAGCTTTATCGATCAGTACCGGTCTCAGGTGTTGCAGGAAGCTTCCAGTCAAGAAGAACTAGAAGGGTTAGAATCGGATTTGCAGAACATTTTTGATGATATGACTGAGGATGAAGCAGACCCATCATTGTGGTGGGTAATGATTTCTACTGGAAGCATCATAATTCTTACATTGTCCTATGTAGGGTGGAGAAAATATAAAGGTGATTATGATAAAAAGAAAAATGTCCAAAAAGAACATAAGAATTGA
- the mgsA gene encoding methylglyoxal synthase — MNIALIAHDKKKDDLVGFAVAYKEIFEEHTLFATGTTGLRIIEATGLEVTRFQSGPLGGDQEIGARIANNLMDAVIFFRDPLTAQPHEPDVTALVRLCDVYSVPLATNMGTAEILVKGIERGDLGWRNIVKEETGDEHGNNEA, encoded by the coding sequence ATGAACATTGCCTTAATTGCACATGATAAAAAGAAAGATGATCTGGTAGGTTTCGCTGTCGCTTATAAGGAGATTTTTGAAGAGCATACTTTATTCGCAACCGGAACCACTGGGTTGAGGATCATTGAAGCAACGGGTTTGGAAGTGACAAGGTTTCAATCCGGTCCACTTGGCGGTGACCAGGAAATTGGTGCAAGGATTGCCAACAATCTGATGGATGCAGTGATTTTCTTCAGGGATCCATTGACTGCCCAGCCACATGAACCTGACGTGACAGCCTTGGTTCGGTTATGTGATGTATATTCGGTTCCACTTGCGACCAATATGGGAACAGCGGAGATTCTTGTAAAGGGAATTGAAAGAGGAGACCTTGGTTGGCGAAATATAGTGAAAGAAGAAACTGGTGATGAACATGGCAACAATGAAGCTTGA
- the dapB gene encoding 4-hydroxy-tetrahydrodipicolinate reductase yields the protein MEKVKIVIAGPRGRMGKEAVNLVLGTGTYELVGVVDRKYEGMKVGELEGFPASDALIYTDFEKCLQEVGPDVLIDLTTPEVGMFHTKTALKYKVRPVVGTTGFSKEDLEELEQLCAEQETGCIIAPNFAVGAVLMMKFSQMAAKYFNDVEIIEMHHDQKLDAPSGTAVKTAQMISEVREQKTQGHPDEKETIQGARGADYEGMHIHSVRLPGLIAHQQVLFGADGQTLTIRHDSYNRNSFMSGVKLAVDTVMKMDAFVYGLENIIE from the coding sequence TTGGAAAAAGTAAAGATTGTTATTGCAGGACCTAGAGGAAGAATGGGAAAAGAGGCTGTCAATCTAGTGCTTGGTACCGGCACATATGAACTTGTGGGAGTTGTTGACAGGAAATATGAAGGTATGAAAGTTGGCGAGCTCGAGGGTTTTCCAGCGAGCGATGCCTTAATTTATACAGATTTTGAGAAATGTCTCCAGGAAGTTGGGCCAGATGTACTAATTGACTTGACAACACCTGAGGTAGGTATGTTCCATACAAAGACCGCATTGAAATATAAAGTTCGCCCGGTAGTTGGGACAACAGGTTTCAGTAAGGAAGACCTTGAAGAACTTGAACAGTTGTGTGCTGAACAGGAAACAGGCTGCATCATCGCTCCAAACTTTGCAGTCGGGGCCGTTTTGATGATGAAATTTTCGCAAATGGCTGCCAAGTACTTCAATGACGTGGAGATTATTGAAATGCACCATGACCAGAAGCTTGATGCGCCATCTGGTACCGCAGTAAAAACGGCACAAATGATATCTGAGGTACGTGAGCAGAAAACACAAGGACATCCTGACGAAAAGGAAACCATTCAAGGTGCCCGCGGTGCGGATTATGAAGGTATGCACATACATTCCGTAAGGCTTCCTGGACTGATAGCCCACCAGCAGGTTTTATTCGGTGCTGACGGACAAACATTGACGATCCGCCATGATTCATACAATCGAAATTCTTTTATGTCAGGTGTCAAGCTTGCAGTAGATACAGTCATGAAAATGGATGCTTTTGTGTACGGATTAGAGAATATCATAGAATAG
- a CDS encoding QcrA and Rieske domain-containing protein: MSKHRVSRRQFLNYTLTGVGGFMAAGMLMPMVRFAVDPVLKGEDAGDFIATPLKIADITNEPQKVNFSFTQKDAWYESEETGTAWVFKNEGGEIIALSPVCKHLGCVVDWNTDKKNENRFFCPCHYGLYEKDGTNVKGTPPLAPLDVYPTKEKDGFLYVGKAEPRKGA, encoded by the coding sequence GTGAGTAAGCATCGTGTTTCAAGACGTCAATTCTTAAACTATACTCTAACAGGTGTAGGCGGTTTCATGGCTGCAGGGATGCTGATGCCAATGGTCCGATTTGCCGTTGATCCTGTACTTAAAGGTGAGGATGCGGGAGATTTTATCGCGACACCATTGAAAATCGCAGATATCACAAATGAACCGCAAAAAGTTAACTTTTCATTCACACAAAAAGATGCATGGTATGAATCGGAAGAAACTGGAACTGCTTGGGTATTCAAGAACGAAGGCGGGGAAATTATTGCCCTGTCGCCAGTATGTAAACACCTTGGCTGTGTTGTAGACTGGAATACGGATAAGAAAAATGAAAACAGATTCTTCTGTCCTTGCCACTACGGCCTTTACGAAAAGGATGGAACAAACGTAAAGGGCACACCGCCATTGGCACCATTGGATGTATATCCAACAAAAGAAAAAGACGGGTTCCTTTATGTAGGAAAAGCCGAACCACGAAAGGGGGCGTAA
- a CDS encoding tetratricopeptide repeat protein, translating into MVAVEEITKYIENGQLEKAMVAYQEILEKGSDEEKFLLSEELFRFGFMEETETLIESLLKNYPDEGELHVLLAETRIEMGKEEEAMLSLEKVDEEDPSFPQALLLLADLYQMEGLFEVSEKKLLQAKRLLPEEPVIDFALGELYASQGKLVEAIVYYETVLKLHEEIGGVNINQRLTEALSAGGSFEEALHYYEKALEQKLEINTLFGYTFTALQAGYNKTAIEKFEELKALDPEYHSLYLYLAKAYEREELVEEAFDAVKQGIEQDEFNKDLYFYGGKLALKIPDEEAAEKLLREAIALDPGFMEGVLVLNKLLLKQERYEDVLELVRAADIHEEEEEPQILWDEAVAYQQMEDFSQSLNKYQLAYTFFKDNKEFLTDYGYFLIEEGKMADAAEIFSKLVEKEPGNEEFRELLERMTENQ; encoded by the coding sequence ATGGTCGCAGTAGAAGAAATTACAAAATATATTGAAAATGGACAGCTTGAAAAAGCAATGGTTGCCTATCAAGAAATTCTTGAAAAGGGCAGCGACGAAGAAAAATTCCTGCTCTCTGAGGAGCTATTCCGTTTCGGTTTCATGGAAGAAACGGAGACTTTAATTGAGAGTTTATTAAAGAATTATCCCGATGAGGGCGAACTCCATGTATTGCTCGCTGAAACCCGGATCGAAATGGGCAAAGAGGAAGAGGCAATGCTTTCGCTTGAAAAAGTTGACGAAGAGGACCCTTCTTTTCCTCAAGCGCTGCTTCTATTGGCTGACCTGTATCAGATGGAAGGTCTTTTTGAAGTGAGTGAAAAAAAGCTACTTCAAGCTAAAAGGCTTTTACCGGAGGAGCCGGTCATTGATTTTGCACTTGGTGAGCTGTACGCTTCCCAGGGAAAACTTGTTGAGGCAATCGTGTATTACGAAACGGTTCTTAAGTTGCATGAAGAGATTGGCGGAGTGAACATTAACCAGCGATTGACCGAAGCGTTAAGTGCCGGCGGATCGTTTGAGGAGGCACTTCATTATTATGAAAAAGCACTTGAGCAAAAACTGGAAATTAATACATTGTTCGGTTATACTTTTACAGCATTGCAGGCAGGCTATAATAAAACGGCAATCGAAAAGTTTGAGGAACTAAAAGCCCTTGATCCTGAATACCATTCACTTTACCTTTATCTTGCCAAAGCTTACGAGCGGGAAGAACTGGTTGAAGAGGCATTCGATGCAGTGAAGCAGGGAATCGAGCAGGATGAGTTCAATAAGGATTTATACTTTTATGGCGGCAAATTAGCATTGAAAATTCCCGATGAAGAAGCTGCCGAAAAATTGCTTCGTGAAGCGATTGCTCTTGATCCAGGTTTCATGGAGGGAGTCCTTGTCCTGAACAAACTGCTGCTCAAACAGGAACGATATGAAGATGTACTTGAGCTTGTGAGGGCAGCTGACATCCACGAAGAAGAAGAGGAACCGCAAATTCTTTGGGATGAGGCAGTTGCTTACCAGCAAATGGAAGACTTTTCACAGTCATTAAACAAATACCAACTCGCATATACTTTCTTTAAAGACAACAAAGAATTTTTGACAGACTACGGATATTTTTTAATTGAAGAAGGAAAAATGGCTGACGCCGCCGAAATTTTTAGTAAGTTAGTTGAAAAAGAACCTGGCAATGAAGAATTCCGTGAATTATTGGAACGCATGACGGAGAATCAGTAA
- a CDS encoding ReoY family proteolytic degradation factor: protein MTTPVSVNEKKDFIRWFLNHYQLKRRECVWILNYLMSHDQLMEKVHFVENAQYCPRGLVMSTHCVEEVPFRFFKENVMTTDAEKSFHDIRLNREEEIYIQLNFHASNKAHQFAAVLEENPYVPGQLQISESDKMVAERFLEESIQKFQKDKLLTLIDEALDSQDQVAFEHLTEQLKRLGAVNSL from the coding sequence ATGACAACCCCTGTATCTGTCAACGAGAAAAAGGATTTTATCCGCTGGTTTTTAAACCATTACCAGCTTAAAAGGCGGGAATGCGTTTGGATCCTTAACTACTTGATGAGCCATGACCAGCTGATGGAAAAAGTGCACTTTGTGGAAAATGCCCAATATTGCCCAAGGGGATTAGTGATGTCGACCCATTGCGTGGAGGAAGTGCCATTCCGGTTCTTCAAGGAAAACGTGATGACGACAGATGCTGAAAAGTCTTTCCACGACATTCGTTTGAACAGGGAAGAAGAAATTTATATCCAATTGAATTTCCACGCTTCAAACAAAGCCCATCAGTTTGCGGCCGTGCTGGAAGAAAACCCTTATGTTCCAGGTCAGCTCCAAATCAGCGAAAGTGACAAGATGGTAGCAGAGAGATTTCTTGAGGAAAGCATTCAAAAATTCCAAAAAGACAAACTGCTTACCTTGATCGATGAAGCACTGGACAGCCAGGACCAGGTAGCCTTCGAACATCTTACAGAACAATTAAAAAGATTGGGCGCAGTCAATTCGTTATAG
- a CDS encoding menaquinol-cytochrome c reductase cytochrome b/c subunit, giving the protein MHRGKGMKFVGDSRVPAERKPNIPKDYSEYPGKTEAFWPNFLLKEWMVGAVFLIGYLSLTIAHPSPLERIADPTDTGYIPLPDWYFLFLYQLLKYSYASGPFTVIGALVIPGLAFGALLLAPFIDRGPERRPSKRPLATGFMLLSIASVFYLTWESVAHHDWEAAKKQGAIVDVEIDKNSDGYKIAQAQTCTSCHGGEFAGGATAPSLLDSKMSAEEIADVAKNGKGSMPAVFKGSDEELQTLAEFIDDLSE; this is encoded by the coding sequence ATGCATCGTGGTAAAGGTATGAAGTTCGTAGGAGACTCTCGTGTTCCTGCTGAACGCAAGCCTAATATTCCGAAAGACTACTCGGAATACCCTGGTAAAACGGAAGCGTTTTGGCCAAACTTCCTGTTGAAGGAATGGATGGTTGGTGCGGTCTTCCTCATCGGATACTTGAGCTTGACAATTGCTCACCCGTCTCCGCTTGAGAGGATTGCCGATCCTACTGATACAGGGTATATTCCATTGCCAGACTGGTATTTCTTATTCTTATATCAATTGCTTAAATATTCTTATGCTTCCGGTCCATTTACAGTAATCGGAGCACTGGTTATTCCGGGTCTTGCTTTTGGAGCACTACTGCTGGCTCCATTTATTGACCGCGGTCCGGAACGCCGCCCATCAAAGCGTCCGCTTGCAACTGGTTTTATGCTGTTGTCGATCGCTTCAGTCTTTTACCTTACATGGGAATCTGTTGCCCACCATGACTGGGAAGCAGCAAAGAAGCAGGGGGCGATTGTCGATGTTGAGATTGACAAGAACTCTGATGGGTACAAAATTGCACAGGCGCAAACTTGTACTTCATGCCATGGCGGTGAGTTTGCCGGCGGTGCTACAGCTCCGAGTCTATTGGATAGTAAAATGAGTGCAGAAGAAATTGCTGATGTTGCCAAAAATGGTAAAGGAAGCATGCCTGCGGTCTTCAAAGGATCCGACGAGGAACTTCAGACTCTTGCTGAATTCATCGATGACCTTAGCGAGTAA
- a CDS encoding nucleotide pyrophosphohydrolase: MKELQQEVDTYISQFKEGYFSPLALTARMTEELGELAREVNHCYGEKPKKNDETEKTIEEELGDMLFVMICFANSLNIDLEEAHNMVMEKFNTRDKDRWTRKDS, from the coding sequence ATGAAAGAACTCCAGCAGGAAGTGGATACATATATAAGCCAATTTAAAGAAGGTTACTTCAGTCCGCTTGCTTTGACTGCACGCATGACCGAGGAGCTCGGGGAGCTGGCTCGTGAGGTAAACCATTGTTATGGAGAAAAGCCAAAGAAAAATGATGAAACAGAAAAGACAATAGAAGAAGAGCTGGGAGATATGCTTTTTGTAATGATTTGTTTTGCCAACTCTTTAAATATAGACCTTGAAGAAGCTCATAATATGGTTATGGAGAAGTTCAATACAAGGGACAAGGACCGTTGGACGAGAAAAGACAGCTAA
- a CDS encoding zinc metallopeptidase → MSIIIYFALIILIPLWAQFKVKGAYKKYSQVASSSQMTGAEVARKILDDNGLYNVGVEETRGYLSDHYDPRSKVVRLSSDNFFGHSVAAAAIASHEVGHAMQDAEDYAFLRFRHALVPVASLGSNFSWILVLIGIFAELSGLLLLGILFMTSAVVFQLVTLPVEFNASNRAMEQVVSAGIIRNDEERETKKVLNAAALTYVAAAAVAVLELARLVMIYTGMTSSED, encoded by the coding sequence ATGTCGATAATAATCTATTTTGCGCTAATTATTTTGATCCCGTTATGGGCTCAATTTAAGGTAAAAGGGGCATACAAAAAATATTCACAGGTTGCTTCTTCGTCCCAAATGACGGGTGCAGAGGTGGCGCGTAAAATCCTGGATGATAACGGTCTATACAATGTTGGCGTCGAGGAAACCAGAGGTTACTTGAGTGATCACTATGATCCACGTTCAAAGGTTGTCCGTTTATCTTCAGATAACTTTTTCGGTCATTCAGTAGCAGCAGCTGCAATTGCTTCTCACGAAGTAGGCCATGCGATGCAGGATGCTGAAGACTATGCGTTCCTCAGGTTCCGCCATGCGCTTGTTCCAGTGGCAAGCCTGGGCTCAAACTTCTCCTGGATCCTGGTCCTGATTGGTATTTTCGCTGAATTAAGCGGATTGCTGTTGCTTGGTATCCTTTTCATGACCTCAGCTGTTGTGTTCCAACTGGTAACTTTGCCGGTCGAATTCAATGCTTCGAACCGTGCAATGGAGCAAGTAGTATCAGCAGGAATCATCAGGAATGATGAAGAAAGAGAAACGAAGAAAGTATTGAATGCAGCAGCTTTGACTTATGTAGCTGCCGCAGCTGTAGCGGTACTTGAACTTGCTCGTTTAGTAATGATTTACACAGGCATGACTAGTAGTGAAGATTAA
- the bshB1 gene encoding bacillithiol biosynthesis deacetylase BshB1, translated as MATMKLDILAFGAHADDVEIGMAGTIAKYAAEGKSIGICDLTKAEMSSNGTVEIRSREAEEAAGILGVKMREALDMPDRGLYLKEEYIKKIVRVIRRNTPDIVFAPYFDDRHPDHGSCARLVEEAVFSAAVRKYDEESGLKPHRPKALYFYMINGFHKPDFLVDVSDHIHLKINALNAYKSQFMKGAGTFDTPLVNGYIETVEAREKLFGKEAGVAYAEGFVSKKPMLIHKDLLGEGK; from the coding sequence ATGGCAACAATGAAGCTTGATATACTGGCATTTGGTGCCCATGCTGATGACGTGGAAATCGGGATGGCTGGTACAATTGCAAAATATGCTGCTGAAGGTAAATCGATTGGGATTTGTGATTTGACCAAAGCAGAAATGTCTTCAAATGGAACTGTAGAGATCAGGAGCAGAGAAGCAGAAGAAGCAGCTGGCATTCTTGGAGTGAAGATGAGAGAAGCGCTTGATATGCCTGATAGAGGTTTATATTTAAAGGAAGAATACATAAAGAAAATTGTTAGAGTGATCAGGCGAAACACACCGGACATAGTTTTTGCACCTTATTTTGATGACCGTCATCCTGACCATGGCAGCTGTGCCCGCCTTGTTGAGGAGGCGGTCTTTTCGGCAGCAGTAAGAAAATATGATGAAGAGAGCGGGCTAAAGCCACACAGGCCAAAAGCTTTATATTTTTATATGATCAATGGATTCCATAAACCTGATTTTCTAGTTGATGTATCGGATCATATCCATTTAAAAATCAATGCACTGAATGCTTACAAAAGCCAGTTCATGAAAGGGGCAGGCACATTTGACACCCCGCTTGTGAACGGCTATATCGAAACAGTAGAGGCACGCGAGAAATTATTCGGCAAGGAAGCTGGTGTCGCATACGCAGAAGGCTTTGTGTCCAAAAAACCAATGTTAATCCACAAGGATTTGTTAGGGGAAGGAAAATGA
- the qcrB gene encoding menaquinol-cytochrome c reductase cytochrome b subunit, with translation MLNKIYDWVDERLDITPLWRDIADHEVPEHVNPAHHFSAFVYCFGGLTFFITVIQILSGMFLTMYYVPDIKNAWESVYYLQNQVAFGQIVRGMHHWGASLVIVMMFLHTLRVFFQGAYKKPRELNWVVGVLIFFVMLALGLTGYLLPWDMKALFATKVTLQIAEAVPLIGPYIKILLSGHSTIVGAQTLTRFFAIHVFFLPAALLGLMGAHFLMIRKQGISGPL, from the coding sequence TTGTTAAACAAAATTTACGATTGGGTAGATGAGCGTTTAGATATTACGCCTTTGTGGCGCGATATCGCAGACCATGAGGTTCCTGAGCACGTTAACCCGGCGCACCACTTTTCTGCGTTCGTGTATTGCTTTGGCGGTCTGACGTTTTTCATCACTGTCATTCAGATTCTATCAGGGATGTTCCTGACAATGTATTATGTGCCGGACATCAAGAATGCTTGGGAATCTGTTTATTATCTTCAAAACCAGGTAGCGTTTGGACAAATTGTCCGCGGAATGCATCACTGGGGTGCGAGCCTTGTTATCGTTATGATGTTCTTACATACGCTTCGCGTGTTTTTCCAGGGCGCTTATAAGAAACCTCGTGAATTGAACTGGGTTGTCGGAGTTCTGATTTTCTTCGTCATGCTGGCTCTTGGCTTGACAGGATACTTGCTTCCATGGGATATGAAAGCATTATTCGCAACTAAGGTTACATTGCAAATTGCAGAGGCTGTTCCATTGATTGGGCCTTACATTAAAATATTGCTTTCTGGACATTCAACAATTGTTGGTGCTCAAACCTTGACTCGTTTCTTCGCGATTCACGTATTCTTCCTGCCTGCTGCATTATTAGGCTTAATGGGAGCGCACTTCTTGATGATTCGTAAGCAAGGTATTTCTGGTCCATTGTAA
- the aroA gene encoding 3-phosphoshikimate 1-carboxyvinyltransferase yields the protein MSVKTLLINRTSLEGQVQVPGDKSISHRAVMFGSIANGITTIENFLPGEDCLSTISCFRQLGVDIVQNGSDVTVVGSGTEGLHQPEDTLYVGNSGTTIRLMMGILSGLSFTSTLEGDESIAKRPMTRVTLPLGKMGASIIGRNNGEFTPLTVEDQKLHGITYELPVASAQVKSAILLAGLQAEGETNVIEPVKTRDHTERMIKQFGGEFVREGDTVRITGGQILKGTHINVPGDISSAAFFLVAAAIVPGSDIILRNVGLNPTRTGIIDVLKAMGADLVIEPYDSESAEPAGDIRIKYSKLKGIIVEGDLIPRLIDEIPVIALLATQAQGNTVIKDASELKVKETNRIDTVVNELKKLGANIEATDDGMIIHGQQSLDGGTVSAHGDHRIGMMLSIAALLCKKDVRLEQSEAVAVSYPGFFDDLYSLVGK from the coding sequence ATGTCCGTAAAAACACTTTTGATAAATAGAACCAGTTTGGAAGGTCAGGTCCAAGTACCTGGCGATAAATCAATCTCGCATAGAGCAGTCATGTTCGGCTCCATTGCCAATGGAATCACCACTATCGAAAACTTCCTGCCAGGAGAAGACTGTTTAAGTACGATTTCCTGCTTCCGCCAGCTCGGTGTTGACATTGTCCAGAATGGGAGCGATGTAACGGTTGTCGGAAGTGGCACGGAAGGGTTGCACCAGCCCGAGGACACGCTGTATGTTGGGAATTCAGGAACAACCATCAGATTGATGATGGGGATTCTTTCTGGATTGTCTTTCACATCAACCCTTGAAGGTGATGAATCGATTGCCAAAAGGCCGATGACTAGAGTGACTCTTCCTCTCGGTAAAATGGGTGCAAGCATTATTGGCAGGAATAATGGCGAATTTACGCCACTGACAGTGGAAGACCAGAAATTACACGGGATTACATATGAACTGCCAGTTGCAAGCGCGCAGGTGAAGTCGGCAATCCTCCTTGCCGGGTTGCAAGCAGAAGGGGAAACAAACGTTATCGAACCAGTGAAAACAAGGGATCATACTGAGCGCATGATCAAGCAGTTTGGCGGCGAATTTGTCCGTGAAGGGGATACAGTTAGGATAACTGGAGGACAAATACTAAAGGGTACACATATAAATGTTCCTGGTGACATTTCATCAGCCGCCTTTTTTCTGGTGGCGGCAGCAATCGTTCCTGGAAGTGACATCATACTCCGGAATGTTGGTTTAAACCCGACAAGAACTGGAATAATCGATGTGCTTAAAGCAATGGGAGCAGATTTGGTTATCGAACCATATGACAGTGAATCAGCTGAACCAGCTGGGGATATAAGAATTAAGTATTCTAAACTAAAGGGCATAATAGTTGAAGGTGATCTGATTCCTCGATTAATCGATGAAATCCCGGTCATCGCTTTGCTGGCAACGCAGGCGCAGGGAAACACGGTCATTAAGGATGCATCAGAATTAAAGGTTAAGGAAACAAATCGAATTGATACTGTTGTTAATGAACTGAAGAAACTTGGAGCAAATATCGAGGCTACTGATGATGGGATGATTATACATGGGCAACAAAGCCTTGATGGCGGTACTGTGTCAGCACATGGGGATCACCGGATTGGAATGATGCTTTCCATCGCTGCTCTGCTCTGCAAAAAGGATGTCAGACTGGAACAAAGTGAGGCGGTCGCCGTTTCCTACCCAGGTTTTTTTGATGACTTGTATTCACTTGTAGGAAAATAA
- a CDS encoding YpiF family protein: MKWVAADVEMYQKAAEYVDTAIVPLLPVSFGADMKQNASMAEFIGIITTQLEKQFKGRIFLFPDFVYIKGHEASIKALKEWEDTLLDKQFKHVFYITSDSSWRQQEKELTGNLLWMPSLSLEHMQEQQKVAIVEDQVNQLLSLFTEKWQEE; the protein is encoded by the coding sequence ATGAAATGGGTGGCTGCAGATGTTGAGATGTACCAGAAAGCTGCAGAATATGTAGACACGGCGATTGTGCCGCTATTGCCAGTTTCTTTTGGGGCCGATATGAAACAAAACGCCTCGATGGCAGAGTTCATAGGAATCATTACTACACAGCTGGAAAAGCAGTTTAAAGGTCGTATCTTCTTATTTCCTGATTTTGTATACATAAAAGGACATGAAGCTAGCATAAAAGCCTTGAAGGAATGGGAAGACACTTTATTGGACAAGCAGTTCAAGCATGTGTTTTATATTACCTCTGACAGCAGCTGGAGGCAGCAAGAGAAGGAGTTAACCGGTAACCTGCTGTGGATGCCGTCATTGTCTTTGGAACATATGCAGGAGCAGCAAAAGGTGGCTATCGTGGAAGACCAGGTGAATCAGCTATTATCTTTGTTCACTGAGAAATGGCAAGAGGAGTAA